A single window of Nicotiana sylvestris chromosome 3, ASM39365v2, whole genome shotgun sequence DNA harbors:
- the LOC138887487 gene encoding uncharacterized mitochondrial protein AtMg00710-like: MNRTLCDRAQGMLSHSCVSNDFLAEAINTTCYLVNKSSSTSIVFKTPFEVWSSSPVDYSNLTIFGCPSYAHVSDGKLEPTEKKCLFLGYATRVKGYKLWCTDQKTPGLIISRDITCNESASLDSQREKAIAETDRGVSDRIELEIESLLAQPSSSKVEEV, translated from the coding sequence ATGAATAGAACACTTTGTGATAGGGCACAAGGCATGCTTTCACACTCATGTGTTAGCAATGATTTTTTGGCTGAAGCAATCAATACAACTTGTTATTTGGTCAACAAATCTTCATCCACATctattgtgttcaaaactccTTTTGAGGTATGGTCCAGTTCGCCTGTTGATTATTCAAATTTAACGATATTTGGTTGTCCTTCTTATGCTCATGTGAGCGATGGAAAACTCGAGCCAACGGAAAAGAAGTGCCTATTTCTAGGGTATGCAACTAGAGTGAAAGGTTATAAGTTATGGTGCACAGATCAAAAGACTCCAGGGCTAATTATTAGTAGGGATATAACATGCAATGAATCTGCCTCACTAGACAGCCAGAGGGAGAAGGCAATAGCAGAAACAGATCGTGGTGTCAGTGACCGCATAGAGCTAGAAATTGAATCTCTACTAGCTCAGCCCAGTAGTTCTAAAGTAGAGGAAGTGTAA
- the LOC104217485 gene encoding 2-alkenal reductase (NADP(+)-dependent)-like has translation MEAEHSSTMLPNKQVLFKNYVEGYPKESDFELRSTMISSQIPQRSKGLFVKNLYLGCDPYMRHKMSLHESKDVSLLTSFKPGSVITGLGVSKVIKSANADFEEGDYIWGMTGWEEYSLILNPDGLFKIKYTDVPLSYYAGILGMPGLAAYIGFYNVCSAKEGDIVYVSSAAGGVGQLVGQFAKMKGCYVVGSASTDEKVNLLKTELGFDDAFNYKEGDDFAGALKRHFPKGIDVYFENVGGNMLDEVLLHMNLYGRITVSGMISQYNLKKPDGIHNLFCLITKRLRMEGFSELDFRHKVPEYLEFVIQLIREKKLVFIEDIAEGLENAASAFVGIYHGRNVGKQIIQVSTD, from the exons ATGGAAGCTGAGCATTCAAGTACGATGTTACCAAACAAGCAAGTTTTGTTCAAGAACTATGTTGAAGGGTATCCAAAAGAGAGTGATTTTGAGCTTAGAAGTACAATGATAAGTTCCCAGATTCCTCAACGATCAAAGGGTTTGTTTGTTAAGAATCTTTACTTGGGTTGTGACCCTTACATGCGACACAAGATGTCTCTTCATGAATCCAAGGATGTTTCTTTGCTTACCTCATTCAAACCTGGTTCT GTCATTACTGGACTTGGGGTGTCAAAAGTTATTAAATCAGCCAATGCAGATTTTGAGGAGGGGGATTATATCTGGGGAATGACTGGTTGGGAAGAATATAGTCTGATTCTTAATCCAGACGGGCTTTTCAAGATCAAATATACGGATGTGCCACTCTCATACTATGCTGGAATTCTTG GTATGCCAGGACTCGCAGCCTATATTGGATTTTATAATGTATGCTCTGCTAAGGAAGGGGATATAGTCTATGTCTCCTCCGCAGCAGGAGGAGTTGGTCAGCTTGTTGGACAATTTGCGAAAATGAAAGGTTGCTATGTTGTTGGAAGTGCTAGTACTGATGAAAAG GTAAATCTTTTAAAAACGGAACTTGGCTTCGATGATGCTTTTAACTACAAAGAAGGAGATGATTTTGCCGGAGCCTTGAAAAG GCACTTTCCCAAGGGAATTGATGTTTACTTTGAGAACGTTGGAGGAAATATGCTGGATGAGGTGCTCTTGCACATGAATCTCTATGGTAGGATTACAGTTTCGGGGATGATCTCTCAGTACAATTTAAAGAAACCAGATGGTATCCACAACTTGTTTTGCCTTATCACAAAGAGATTACGGATGGAAGGTTTCTCCGAGCTTGACTTCCGACACAAGGTTCCAGAATACCTCGAGTTTGTTATTCAGCTTATAAGAGAGAAAAAACTGGTTTTTATAGAAGACATTGCTGAGGGTTTGGAAAATGCTGCATCAGCTTTCGTTGGTATTTATCACGGGCGAAATGTCGGTAAGCAGATTATCCAGGTTTCAACTGACTGA
- the LOC104217496 gene encoding trimethyltridecatetraene synthase-like: MENSWVFLALAGLSALAFLCKIITSRRLVNSKLPPGPKPWPIIGNLNLLGPIPHQSFDLLSKKYGELMLLKFGSKPVLVASSAEMAKQFLKIHDANFASRPMLAGGKYTSYNYCDMTWAPYGPYWRQARRIYLNEIFTPKRLDSFEYIRVEERQTLISQLNSLAGKPFFLKDHLSRFSLCSMTRMVLSNKYFGESTVRVEDLQHLVDQWFLLNGAFNIGDWIPWLSFLDLQGYVKQMKALKRTFDKFHNIVLDDHRAKKNEEKNFVPKDMVDVLLKMAEDPNLEVKLTNDCVKGLMQDLLTGGTDSLTAAVQWAFQELLRQPRVIEKATEELDRVVGKERWVEEKDCSQLSYIEAILKETLRLHPLGTMLAPHCAIEDCNVAGYDIQKGTTVLVNVWTIGKDPKYWDRSEEFLPERFLEKDIDMDGHNFAFLPFGSGRRRCPGYSLGLKVIRATLANMLHGFNWKLPEGMKPEDISVEEHYGLTTHPKLPVPVILEPRLSSNLYSPIT, translated from the exons ATGGAGAATTCTTGGGTTTTTCTAGCCTTGGCAGGGCTATCTGCATTAGCTTTTCTCTGTAAAATAATCACCTCTCGACGCCTGGTTAACAGCAAACTACCACCAGGTCCAAAACCATGGCCCATCATTGGTAATTTGAACCTACTTGGTCCTATCCCACATCAATCTTTTGACTTGCTTTCCAAAAAATATGGAGAGTTGATGCTGCTGAAATTTGGCTCCAAGCCAGTTCTTGTTGCTTCATCTGCTGAAATGGCAAAACAGTTTTTAAAAATACATGATGCCAATTTCGCCTCTCGTCCTATGCTAGCTGGTGGAAAGTATACAAGCTATAACTATTGTGACATGACATGGGCACCCTATGGTCCCTATTGGCGCCAAGCACGACGAATTTACCTCAACGAGATATTTACTCCGAAAAGGCTAGACTCGTTCGAGTACATTCGTGTAGAAGAAAGGCAGACCTTGATTTCCCAGCTGAATTCCCTTGCTGGAAAGCCATTTTTTCTCAAAGACCATTTGTCGCGATTTAGCCTCTGCAGCATGACAAGGATGGTTTTGAGCAACAAGTATTTTGGTGAATCAACAGTTAGAGTAGAAGATTTGCAGCACCTGGTAGATCAATGGTTCTTACTTAATGGTGCTTTCAACATTGGAGATTGGATTCCATGGCTCAGCTTCTTGGACCTACAAGGCTATGTGAAACAGATGAAGGCTTTGAAAAGAACTTTTGATAAGTTCCACAACATTGTGCTAGATGACCACAGGGCTAAGAAGAACGAAGAGAAGAACTTTGTCCCAAAGGATATGGTTGATGTCTTGTTGAAGATGGCTGAAGATCCTAATCTGGAAGTCAAACTCACTAATGACTGTGTCAAAGGGTTAATGCAG GATTTACTAACTGGAGGAACAGATAGCTTGACAGCAGCAGTGCAATGGGCATTTCAAGAACTTCTTAGACAGCCAAGGGTTATTGAGAAGGCAACAGAAGAGCTTGACCGGGTTGTCGGGAAGGAGAGATGGGTAGAAGAGAAAGATTGCTCACAGCTATCTTACATTGAAGCAATTCTCAAGGAAACACTGAGGTTACATCCTCTAGGAACTATGCTAGCACCGCATTGTGCTATCGAAGATTGTAACGTGGCTGGTTATGACATACAGAAAGGAACGACCGTTCTGGTGAATGTTTGGACCATTGGAAAGGACCCAAAGTACTGGGATAGATCAGAAGAGTTTCTTCCAGAGAGGTTCTTAGAGAAGGATATTGACATGGATGGACATAACTTTGCTTTCTTGCCATTTGGCTCGGGGCGAAGGAGGTGTCCTGGCTATAGCCTTGGACTTAAGGTTATCCGAGCAACGTTAGCCAACATGTTGCATGGATTCAACTGGAAATTACCTGAAGGTATGAAGCCAGAAGACATAAGTGTGGAAGAACATTATGGGCTCACTACACATCCTAAGTTGCCTGTTCCTGTGATCTTGGAACCTAGACTCTCTTCAAATCTCTATTCCCCTATCACTTGA